gcccactttgagcttcataaacgctcttcagaaatctacaggtgacgtcacggacactacgtccatgtttttatacagtctatgactccaacacaatattaggacactttaaaataccatatgacctgctctttaaagtagcccaattccatgggACTGGTAGGTCAGGCAGCTCGCTGGTGACATCACTATAATGTGTTCTCCTGAGTTGAAAAACAAAGGTATAGTGTAAattgaccatttaaaaaaatcttccacTGTCATTACATGTTGCATACATTATGAATGGTGCCATATCCAATATAattctgtttttgtctctttctgcTAGGGCTAATCATATAGGCATGTGTTACGTTATAAATTGCACAAGATATGAAAAGATGATATAACAGCATTAGACAGACCACTCCTACCTTAAGCACTCAGCGAGTTTCCTCTCTTTTGGGCTTGCAAACAGGACCACCATACTACTGAGAGGACCTGACTTGACTCTCTAGGCATACCAATGGggcatgttaatattattaatttattatttaacataattattatgTCATTCATTAAAGGATTTGATAATTCTCTTATTTACCACTTACCATTGTTCTAGGTTTGTGCCAGCTCTGCTCCATTTTAGTGCAGTTATGTACAGGAGGAACTGCATTGATTCCCAGTTCTGAATAATGTGCTGTCTGGTACAGTGCTGCAACAATATGGATGCACACTGCTGTCCCAGCAACACAAGAGCAACAGGCTGGGAATCCTTTAAAACAACCTGTGAAGATAATTTAATTGGGTTACATTGAATTGAATTCAGATGCATTTTGAATTACTTTCAGTTGCACTTTAAATTGTTACACtataaattaaagtatatttaaaataaaatcacgaaaaattaataatctatataatgttaaaaacatgccAAGGTAAAAAGTGTTCAGTAATATTTCAAAGGATGTCCCTGTTCCTCTTAACCATTTCTGatcttgtttgctttttttactgAACAGACTCACAGTGTTTGTGTTAAGGATCCCTGGAAAActgttatattaaatgcaaacaatCAATTCAAGCTTCAagttacagataataaaataactgaaaatataagaATGAATTGTCAGAAACTGTCAGACTTGAGGTGTATTATGATACATGGCAATCTAAAAATgggaacagtatttaaaatactttatatcaaGTGCCGTTCCTATCACAGCAAACACCAATCAGAGCCACagatacaaacaaacatgtattCCTGGGAGCTCTGTTGTTATTGCATCTATCTATTAGGAGTCATACTCAAAACTTGAGGTGAATGGAGTTTAAAGCTAAACTCTGTTTAAGTGATGATCAAATTTGCGCAAAAGTTGTGCAGCGTTATACAGACTAATTGGCTTAGATTTGCTAGAAGACGATAGCAAAATACTCACCCTAAAGTAGTTGCAACCCACCAGTTGCGAAATACAGGTATATTAGATATGAGAAAGTAAAAcatgattccaaaaaagttgggacactgtacaaattgtgaataaaaccagaatgcaatgatgtggaagtttcaaatttcaatattttatttagaatacaacatgtatgacatatcaaatgtttaaactgagaaaatgtataattttaagggaaaaataagttaattttaaatttcatggcatcaacacatctccaaCACATCTCCATCCCCAACACAAATTGGGAtgaggccatgtttaccactgtgtggcatcccctcttccttttataacagtctgcaaacgtctggggactgagacaagttgctcaagtttaggaataggaatgctgtcccatttttgtctaatacaggcttctagttgctcaactgtcttaggtcttctttgtcgcatcttcctctttatgatgcaccaaatgttttctatgggtgaaagatctggactgcaggctggccatttcagcagccatgatgttgtagttgatgcagtatgtggtctggcaatgtcatgttggaaaatgcaaggtcttcccttaaggagacgacgtctggatggaagcatatgttgttctagaacttggatatacctttcagcattgatggtgcctttccagatgtgtaagctgcccatgccacacgcagtcatgcaaccccataccatcagagatgcaggcttctgaactgagcgctgataacaacttgggttgtccttgtcctctttagtcaggatgacatggcgtcccagttttccaaaaagaacttcaaattttgattcgtctgaccacagaacagttttccactttgccactgtccattttaaatgaaccttggcccagagaaaacacctgtgcttctggatcatgtttagatatggcttcttttttgacctatagagttttagccggcaacggtgaatggcacggtggattgtgttcacgacaatgttttctggaagtattcctgagcccatgttgtgatttccattacagtaggattcctgtatgtgatgcagtgttgtctaagggcctgaagatcacgggcatccagtatggttttccggccttgacccttacgcacagagattgttccagattctctgaatctttggatgatattatgcactgtagatgatgataacttcaaactctttgcaattcttctctgagaaactcctttctgatattgctccactatttttcgccgcagcattgagGGAATTGGTGGTCCTCTGTCCATCTTGagttctgagagacactgccactcttaGAGCCTCTTTCATACCCAATcatgccaattgacctaataagttgcaaattggtcctccagctgttccttatatatacatttaacttttccagcctcttattactacctgtcccaacttttttggaatgtgtagctctcattaaatccaaaatgagccaatatttggcatgacatttcaaaatgtcttactttcaacatttgatatgttatctatattctattgtgaataaaatataagtttatgagatttgtaaattattccattccttttttactcacaatttgtacaatgtcccaacttttttggaatcaggtttgtaattTGATCTGGGAAATATTACAGAAATcaccttaaaaacaaacaaactaattaataaattcaGTGATACGACTCTGGTCTTATTTCAttaacaaaatgagaaatgtgttgtgtgttgtgactTTTTCCTGAATAGGTTTAAAGAGGGGAAGAGCAATGGATTCATTAAgttcacaaaaacaaagtaaGGACAAGAGAAAACATCTGGATACACCAGTAattcagtaactgaaataaagagagaaaaaacatcaCATCAACTCAGACTGATTTAGGCTTCATTCTTTCTTAGATGAAACGCATAGCTGAGtcttaattttacaatattcctgtttatgtatacataaattcTAAATGTAGATGATAAATTGTGTTTCTTCATCTTCCTATTCAGCTCTATCAGAAGAGATCCAGTGTTCGAGCTGTCTAAATTTGTTCACTGATCCAGTCAGCACTCCATGTGAACACAACTTCTGTAAGAACTGCCTGAACCAGTGCTGGAACAACAGTCAGACCTACAACTGTCCATTCTGTAAAGAAACCTTCAGTAAAAGACCTGACCTCAAGATCAACACAGCACTCAAACAGAATAAATCTGAGGTTCTCTGTGACATCTGTGATGATATTAAGATGAAAGCACTGAAGATGTGCCTGGTGTGTCAGAGCTCTTACTGTGAAACTCACCTGGAGCCTCATCACAGAGCCCCAAATTTAAAGAAACACAAACTGATCGATCCTGTGGAGGATCTTGAGGACTATTTCTGTCAGAAACATGAGAAACCTCTGGAGCTGTTCTGTAGAGAtgatcagatgtgtgtgtgtttgctctgtgCTGTAACAAATCACAGGAATCACAACACTGTTGCTGTAGAGGAGGAGAGCAAAGAGAGATGGGTAGGAGTTActaacacattatttatttaaacaacaagattttttttttttttttcaggttcaatatataaatttgatatttaaagataaaatgtgtCTGTGTCTATAGAGCCAGCTGCTGGACATGCAGACAGATGTGCAGCAGATGATCCAGGACAGAATTAAGAAAATTCAAGACATCAAAAAAGTGAGTACTCACAGGAAATTGTCGTAGAAACAATGCAGATGTTAAAAAAAGGCTAGATTTCAGTTTGAGTTCTTTCCTATTAagataattgaaaataatttgttttatgctGTGATTTACTTTTCAaacataacaaagaaaaaaatggtattgATTTATCAGACAGCATCAGAAAAAGAGGAAAGAAGACTGCACTGAGCTCTTCACTGATCTGATGCGCTCCATTGAGAGATGTCAGTCTGAGCTGCTGGAGATGATGGAGCAGAAGCAGAAAGCAGCAGGGAAGCAGGCTGAAGAGCTGATTAaagagctggagcaggagatcactgAGCTAAAGAGGAGAGACACTGAACTGGAGCAGCTCTCACACACTGAGGATCACCTGCACCTCCTACAGGTCAGTGTACTTCTGTCAGCTAACATCACAGCACAACACTCCACATGCTGAGGGATTTCTGCTTTCTCCTGCTGTAGATTTTCCCATCGCTGATCAGACCTAAATTCACCTGCAGCTGGTCTGAGATCAGTATTAGTGACACTCAGCTGAGTGTGGAGACTCTGAGGAAAGCTCTGATTCAACTGCAGGAGACTCTAGACGAGAAACTTAGCAGAACTGgtaagaaaatgtaatattttcttttgataGCAGTGATCTAATTTGAAGGTGGAAAATGACACTATGATCTGaccttaaaattttatattaattgatgTCAGTAATTTGTAGGCAGCAATGATcttgtattatattaaaactacTGCAATAATTGTTCATTGTCATTTGTCTCCACAGTGATGAAGAGGATGCAACAATATGCAGGTACAGTTTGTGATGTGCTTGATTAGACTGTCATATACTTGAGTATGCATTCTTCTCATGTTGTATTGTGTGAAGTTGTGATTCGTTTCTGATCTGTCTTTCAGTGGATGTTACTCTGGATCCTGAAACAGCTTATCCAAAACTCATTCTCTCTGATGATAGAAAACAAGTGACAAGTGCAGACTTCGATATTGTACTCAGAGATAACCCAGAGCGGTTTAATTTTTGTTCCCTTGTCCTGGCAAAAGAGGGCTTCAGCACAGgaagattttattttgaagtgcagGTAGAGGGAAAGACAGATTGGGATTTAGGAGTGGCCAGAGAATCCATTAATAGGAAGGGAATGATCTCAGAGAGTCCTGATAATGGATATTGGGTTGTAGTTATGAGGGATGGGAATCAGTACAGAGCTCGTGAATCTCCCTCTGTCCCTCTGTCTTTGAGAATGAAGCCTCAGGTTGTAGGTGTGTTCGTGGATTACGAGGAGGGTTTGGTCTCCTTTTATGATGTGGAGGCCAGATCTCATATGTATTCTTTCACTGGTCAGTCTTTCACTGAGAAACTCTACCCACTGTTTAGCCCCGATAGTAAAAAAGGAGGCAAAAATTTAGCACCACTGATCATTTTACCTGtcagttaaaattacaattaaaacatgaaacactaaattaaaagaaaaactggtataaaataaataaaaataataatcacatatagaaataaataaataaaattccttgATTTTAGAAAGCtgacaatgaatgaatgatcaaTAATTATAATCCTTATTTCATGAACTTGCACTTACATATAATCAGATAGAGCAAAGAGTTTGCATATTTGTCATGCTGTGTGAGTGTAGGGCTCTGAGCCCAGAATTTAGACCAAACCCAGAGAATTCTCCCGTCCCAAGCTGGGATATTATTAATAGAGTAACAGGAGTTGGGGTGGTGGAAGGATGCTGGTAAACTGTCATGGGACAATGGTGGGTCGGCTGTATATACTCTATATATGTTATGATCTAATGGATATATACactagaaaaactaaataattttttaaataaaataaaattattttttctaattaaaatttattttttaattattgaattaaaaataatttttttttttgtttgtgaatgaattGATTGTAGGTAGGAATTGGAACAACCCTGATCGCAACACACAACTATGTGTGGGCAAattttgcttaaaggggtcatatgatgcaatttcaatttttcctttctctttggagtgttacaagctctttgtgcataaagaagatctgtaaagttttaaatccaaagagaaattctttataaaaattaagagtcacccacgcctacctaaaaagactcattctaacatgcccccacatgtctacatcatgatgtgggaagatttgcataacgccgcccagatgttcacacaaagaatgaaggcataactttgattctcgctgttgccaccggcgccatgttgtggagatgctgtgtttcgttgtgaaagtgaaactactttgtttggccttccaaaagaggatgcaactagaaatcagtggttaagttgtatttacaacaatgttccagaacagtttgacccaaatattcagatgtgtagagaaggactgtttcctgtgagagtaggcTACAATGCCGTCTGTTTCTATAAAGACAGTCTGATGCTTCTGACTCACattctgtaagtacgtttacatatttaaaggatttgccactgatgattcaaatgcgagttttgagtagtgtagaggagagcttgttgtttgtcgtttctccgatcacaaatgcagacattgttttatgtttatgtggcatGATAcgcaatgcaatgtgtaaaaaacagtataagtcattataatcagtaattatgtccccactggatgcagcaaatgctttgtttataatatgttttattggttttgtcttgttacTCCAggacacatggcatcacagtatggtaaggggcataacatttccatcacacacttgaggcattcggccaatcacaatgcactggatagctggccaatcagcgtatgcctcgcttttcagaacaatgagattggtaaaaatcaatgcgtttcagagaggcggggcatagaggagaaacaaaaatgtacaatatgtggaaaataatgtgttttttgaaccttaaaccacataaacacattgcattacaccaaatacacaaaatattgttctgtttagtagcatcatatgacctcttaaACCAACAATTTACTTTTGCTATGGTTAAATGTTCAGTGATATCTTCAAAAAGATTTTAGAATtttagcacaattttttttatatagtgttgATAATGCACTAGTAAATACTGTAAGTTTTGTTATGCTAGCATGCGTAGAAATGTTTAATCCATGCGTGTCACGACTAACCCCGCGTAAATTTGTGTCCCGCTCACCCCTAATCTaggttactcattttaggtaatgtaatatgacttttttagattactttttattaatcaaacttgttttaatgaatgaataaaacattaataaacatgaaaacaacaatgaCACACCCAAGCCAACAGTTACTGAAAGTCACTGGATATGAAGACAACATGCTTCCCAGTTATACATTAccaatgtttagttatttttttgtttttaatgcatggtCTAAATGCTTGAgagatgccttttttttttctttttttttcagaaatttcagAAGTGTGGTTtgcaaatttaaacatttgtgaatatagtCAAAACTAAATGCTATGACACAGTAGGATTTTAAGAAAggaacattaaaatagaaaaagaagaattagggagATTCAATGAATTACAGTATGCCATTGTGTGGATAAGCAATTAAGTAATTcacaaaaaagtaactgtaatctgagtatgagaattttaaaatgtaatacactCTATAgggtaaattatgtaatttacaagtacttaatttttggaatctgattatgtaatccagattatatGTAAGAAGTTACTTCTCAGCACTGCATATAGTTATAAGTGTTCTCTGATTGGTtgttatttaattcaattatcaGGGTTGAGCATTTTTAGGTTAATCTGTTCCTTCTTTTCTTGATCAAATGGTTTTAAGATCTTtatatgttttatgaataaatgtcAGATATGtgaatactctctctctctctctctctctctctctctctctctctctctctctctctctctctctctctctgtctctgagtaGTGTATGGGGTTTGGAACTATCTTATCAGACTTAGTGTATCTGTGCTTTATGGTCTCTGACACTGCaaggcagaaaaataaaatagaagatattcaaaacaaa
This portion of the Cyprinus carpio isolate SPL01 chromosome A15, ASM1834038v1, whole genome shotgun sequence genome encodes:
- the LOC109082383 gene encoding E3 ubiquitin-protein ligase TRIM39-like codes for the protein MINCVSSSSYSALSEEIQCSSCLNLFTDPVSTPCEHNFCKNCLNQCWNNSQTYNCPFCKETFSKRPDLKINTALKQNKSEVLCDICDDIKMKALKMCLVCQSSYCETHLEPHHRAPNLKKHKLIDPVEDLEDYFCQKHEKPLELFCRDDQMCVCLLCAVTNHRNHNTVAVEEESKERWSQLLDMQTDVQQMIQDRIKKIQDIKKVSTHRKLQHQKKRKEDCTELFTDLMRSIERCQSELLEMMEQKQKAAGKQAEELIKELEQEITELKRRDTELEQLSHTEDHLHLLQIFPSLIRPKFTCSWSEISISDTQLSVETLRKALIQLQETLDEKLSRTVMKRMQQYAVDVTLDPETAYPKLILSDDRKQVTSADFDIVLRDNPERFNFCSLVLAKEGFSTGRFYFEVQVEGKTDWDLGVARESINRKGMISESPDNGYWVVVMRDGNQYRARESPSVPLSLRMKPQVVGVFVDYEEGLVSFYDVEARSHMYSFTGQSFTEKLYPLFSPDSKKGGKNLAPLIILPVS